In the genome of Tannockella kyphosi, one region contains:
- a CDS encoding spore germination protein has product MGLQEQLDDRLQIERNFDIVKRELIIKQDSYYFYFIDGFIKDEVMERMMEFFIKTIPENSDINRISEQLVPYVEVEIKEKLDEMIVAILSGSLLFVFSNQTKAICIDVRTYPTRGMQEPEDDRVLRGSRDGFVETIIFNTALIRRRIRDERLVMEYICVGSKSKTDIVLSYLDGVVDKEVVTNLKKQLENIQVQALTMAQESLAEVLVEGKWISPFPKVRYSERPDMASSCILEGKIVVIIDNCPSVLILPTYFLDFLQVAQDYYMPPMIGTYLRIVRIFVFFTTLLLTPLWYYFNQNPELLNEQFSFLILKDVTNIPIILQFLILEYTIDALKLASLNTPSSLSGSFSILGALLLGDFAVKSGWFNSEIILYMAYVALANFTLPSYEMGYAIKFMRVLFLVLICLFPKYGQLLGIVVLFVVLYRSKTISKQSYLYPLIPFDFRELKKVFIRTKIR; this is encoded by the coding sequence AAGTAATGGAAAGAATGATGGAATTTTTCATTAAAACAATACCTGAAAATAGTGATATAAATAGGATTAGTGAACAACTAGTACCTTATGTAGAAGTAGAAATAAAAGAGAAATTAGATGAAATGATAGTTGCTATTCTTAGTGGTAGTTTACTGTTTGTATTCTCGAATCAAACAAAAGCAATATGCATTGATGTTCGAACATATCCGACTAGAGGCATGCAAGAACCGGAAGATGATAGGGTTTTAAGAGGGTCTAGAGATGGGTTTGTGGAAACCATTATTTTTAATACAGCGCTTATTAGAAGACGGATAAGAGATGAAAGATTGGTAATGGAATATATTTGTGTTGGTAGCAAGAGTAAGACAGATATTGTTTTAAGTTATTTAGATGGAGTAGTAGATAAAGAAGTAGTAACAAACCTAAAAAAACAACTAGAAAATATCCAGGTTCAAGCACTAACAATGGCACAAGAGAGTTTAGCAGAAGTATTAGTAGAAGGGAAATGGATTAGTCCTTTTCCCAAAGTCCGTTATAGTGAACGTCCAGATATGGCTAGTAGTTGTATTTTAGAAGGAAAAATCGTAGTGATTATTGATAATTGTCCTAGTGTTCTTATTTTACCAACATATTTCTTGGATTTTCTACAAGTTGCACAAGATTATTATATGCCACCAATGATTGGTACTTATTTAAGGATTGTAAGAATATTTGTGTTTTTTACTACTTTATTATTAACTCCTTTATGGTATTATTTTAATCAAAATCCAGAACTACTAAATGAACAGTTCTCTTTTTTGATTTTAAAAGATGTTACAAATATACCAATTATTTTACAATTTCTTATATTAGAATATACAATTGATGCTTTAAAACTAGCATCTTTAAATACACCTTCTTCACTAAGTGGTTCTTTTAGTATTTTAGGTGCTTTATTATTAGGTGATTTTGCAGTAAAATCAGGATGGTTTAATAGTGAGATTATTTTATATATGGCTTATGTCGCATTAGCAAATTTCACACTTCCAAGTTATGAAATGGGGTATGCTATTAAGTTTATGAGAGTCTTGTTTTTAGTTCTGATATGCCTCTTTCCAAAGTATGGACAATTACTAGGTATCGTTGTCTTATTTGTTGTTTTATATCGTTCGAAAACGATATCTAAACAAAGTTATTTATATCCGCTAATACCATTTGATTTTAGAGAATTAAAAAAAGTATTTATAAGAACAAAAATTAGATGA
- a CDS encoding RrF2 family transcriptional regulator, which translates to MKVSTRGRYALRFMIYLARHNEEKRVSLKDVAKEEDISVKYLEHIVTQLSRANMVASSRGAKGGYCLVKPAEEYLVGEVLEVVEGSLSPVACIDLHDCNREVECRTCDLWKGLKDVIYDYLNSYTLQDLADKKQESIC; encoded by the coding sequence ATGAAAGTTTCAACAAGAGGAAGATATGCATTACGTTTTATGATATATTTAGCCAGACATAATGAAGAAAAAAGAGTCTCATTAAAAGATGTGGCTAAAGAAGAAGATATTTCAGTGAAATATTTAGAACATATTGTTACACAATTATCGAGAGCAAATATGGTAGCATCTTCAAGAGGTGCAAAAGGTGGATATTGTCTAGTGAAACCAGCAGAAGAGTACTTAGTAGGAGAAGTGCTTGAAGTGGTAGAAGGTAGTCTAAGTCCAGTTGCTTGTATTGATTTACATGACTGTAATCGAGAAGTAGAGTGTCGTACATGTGATTTATGGAAAGGGTTAAAAGACGTTATATACGATTATTTAAACTCTTATACATTGCAAGATTTAGCTGATAAAAAACAAGAGAGTATCTGTTGA
- the cysK gene encoding cysteine synthase A encodes MIYNNIKELVGNTPVVKLQGFQKEVESKATMIAKLESYNPSGSCKDRISQAMIEKAIEDGFINQDTMIIEPTSGNTGIGLAAICASMGLKITLVMPESMSLERRKLIQAYGASIVLSPASKGMQGSIDMAKQLQQDNPNSFICDQFHNPANPMMHYTTTGPELWQQMDGNIDVFVAGVGTGGTISGIGKYLKEQNPNIEIVAIEPSDSPLLSKGTTGPHKIQGIGANFIPGTLDTAIYDRIIPVGIEDALNSAKIVAKKDGILVGISSGAALFGASVLALEKKYQGKTIVILLPDGGDRYFSTDLF; translated from the coding sequence ATGATATATAATAATATAAAAGAATTAGTTGGAAATACGCCAGTAGTAAAACTACAAGGATTCCAAAAAGAAGTAGAAAGTAAAGCAACTATGATTGCTAAATTAGAGTCTTACAACCCTAGTGGTTCTTGTAAAGATCGTATTAGTCAAGCAATGATTGAAAAAGCAATAGAAGATGGGTTTATTAATCAAGATACGATGATTATCGAACCTACTAGTGGAAATACAGGTATTGGTTTAGCTGCTATTTGTGCTAGTATGGGATTAAAGATAACATTAGTAATGCCAGAAAGTATGTCTTTAGAAAGAAGAAAGCTAATTCAAGCTTATGGTGCATCCATTGTTCTATCACCAGCTAGTAAAGGGATGCAAGGGTCTATTGATATGGCAAAACAATTACAACAAGATAATCCAAATAGCTTTATTTGTGATCAGTTTCATAATCCTGCCAATCCAATGATGCATTATACAACAACTGGTCCAGAATTATGGCAACAAATGGATGGAAATATAGATGTATTTGTAGCGGGTGTAGGAACAGGTGGTACAATTAGTGGGATTGGTAAGTATTTGAAAGAACAAAATCCAAATATTGAAATAGTAGCTATTGAGCCAAGTGATAGTCCATTGTTATCAAAAGGAACAACTGGACCTCATAAAATTCAAGGTATTGGAGCAAACTTTATACCTGGTACATTAGATACCGCTATTTATGATCGTATTATTCCAGTAGGAATCGAAGATGCTTTAAATAGTGCTAAAATCGTTGCTAAAAAAGATGGTATTTTAGTAGGGATATCAAGTGGAGCAGCATTATTTGGTGCTAGTGTATTAGCTTTAGAAAAGAAATATCAAGGAAAAACAATTGTTATTTTATTACCTGATGGAGGAGACCGTTATTTTTCAACTGATTTATTTTAG
- a CDS encoding AI-2E family transporter, which translates to MNIDSKLMKKIIFMISYTILFFMALLNLDTVLYYCNTMISVLFPFLLGAAISFILNIPMMSIEKRITNKFKKKSKLVRPLSYFGALGFVLFLMGIVIFIVMPELTATIISLSKTLETFLPQAIEWLESMIENPEIITWLESLQVNWESIIDSVVSITKGSLTNVISSSFEITKTIISGLVNFFIGLIFSCYVLLQKETLCYHLKKIIYAFLDKTKARQVIDILKLTNTTFYHFITGQCLEALILGFMFFVVMIVLQMPYALLVGVLISVTALIPIVGAFIGCFVGAFLILMVNPMQAGLFVIIFLVLQQIEGNIIYPQVVGNSVGLPSIWVLFSVVVGGNLFGVLGMLLFIPINSVLYTLFKKKVNKLLTNKKLVIKK; encoded by the coding sequence ATGAATATTGATAGTAAGTTAATGAAGAAAATAATTTTTATGATTAGTTATACGATTTTATTTTTTATGGCATTATTAAATTTAGATACCGTACTATATTATTGTAATACAATGATTAGTGTTTTATTTCCTTTTTTATTAGGAGCAGCTATTTCATTTATTTTAAATATACCAATGATGTCCATTGAAAAGAGAATTACAAATAAGTTTAAAAAGAAATCAAAATTAGTAAGACCACTTAGTTATTTTGGAGCATTGGGTTTTGTTTTATTTTTAATGGGAATTGTTATTTTTATTGTAATGCCAGAATTAACAGCAACGATTATATCTTTATCAAAAACTCTAGAAACATTTCTTCCTCAAGCCATTGAGTGGTTAGAATCAATGATAGAAAATCCAGAAATTATTACATGGTTAGAAAGTTTACAAGTGAATTGGGAATCAATTATTGATAGTGTAGTTTCTATTACAAAAGGAAGTTTAACAAATGTTATTAGTTCTTCTTTTGAAATTACAAAAACAATCATTAGTGGTTTAGTGAATTTCTTTATAGGACTTATTTTTTCTTGTTATGTGCTATTACAAAAAGAAACATTATGTTATCATCTAAAGAAAATCATTTATGCTTTTTTAGATAAAACAAAAGCAAGACAAGTAATAGATATATTAAAACTAACAAATACAACATTTTATCATTTTATTACAGGACAATGTTTAGAAGCTTTGATTTTAGGTTTTATGTTCTTTGTAGTAATGATTGTATTACAAATGCCTTATGCATTATTGGTAGGAGTTTTAATTAGTGTAACAGCATTAATACCAATTGTAGGAGCTTTTATAGGATGTTTTGTTGGAGCATTTTTAATCTTGATGGTTAATCCAATGCAAGCAGGATTGTTTGTAATTATCTTTCTAGTATTACAACAAATAGAAGGAAATATTATTTATCCTCAAGTAGTTGGTAATTCAGTAGGATTACCTTCTATATGGGTATTGTTTTCTGTGGTAGTAGGAGGAAACTTATTTGGTGTGTTAGGAATGTTATTATTTATACCAATTAATTCTGTACTTTATACACTATTTAAAAAGAAAGTAAACAAGCTTCTAACAAACAAAAAATTAGTAATAAAAAAATAA
- a CDS encoding GNAT family N-acetyltransferase — MNLQFRQATKKDIPTILFFIKQLAVYEDMLEDVQATESLLEQWLFDNPVAFVLLGSVDGSDVGIAIYFTSFSTFLAKPGIYLEDLFILKEHRHLGYGKQFLQKLASICKENDYGRLEWACLDWNQPSIDFYLSLGAIVMKEWSTYRLTGDALEDMANKK, encoded by the coding sequence ATGAACTTACAATTTCGTCAAGCAACTAAAAAAGATATTCCAACAATACTCTTTTTTATCAAACAATTAGCAGTTTATGAAGATATGTTAGAGGATGTTCAAGCAACTGAATCCTTATTAGAACAATGGTTATTTGATAACCCTGTTGCCTTTGTTTTATTAGGAAGTGTCGATGGTAGTGATGTTGGGATTGCTATCTATTTTACAAGTTTTTCTACTTTCCTAGCAAAACCTGGAATTTATTTAGAAGATTTATTTATTTTAAAAGAACATCGTCATTTAGGATACGGAAAACAATTCTTACAAAAATTAGCTAGTATTTGTAAAGAAAATGATTATGGTAGATTAGAATGGGCATGTTTGGATTGGAATCAACCAAGTATTGACTTCTATCTTTCATTAGGAGCTATTGTAATGAAAGAATGGTCTACGTATCGTTTAACAGGCGATGCATTAGAAGACATGGCAAATAAAAAATAA